CCTCATTTTTTAAAAAATAGTAAGTTACTTGATTCTTTTTCAAGGAATAAGGCGTACAAACGCGTTTTTTCCCATTAAAATCAAATTGAAAACGAATTAATTTTTTGCACTTTTTTTGATACATCTCTGGCAAAAATGGAAAATAGGGTAAAACAACCGAAACAGTTGTCTTTTTTTCTGCTAGTGCATTTGGTAAAGCTCCTATCACATCACCAAGTCCACCAGTTTTAAAAAAAGGCGCACATTCTGCCGCTGCAAATAATACATTCATCGCTTATCCTCCAATAACATCTTCTGTTACTACACTATTTTTAGCAATCACTACTGGTTTGTTTGCTGTTCCTTTAATTGTTATACCTGGTTTTACGACAACATTTTTATCTAAAATTGCATATGCTACCTTTGCATTTTCATAAATTGTGGCATTAGACATAACCACAGAGTGAGCAATATAGGCATCTTGACGAATTCTTGTTCTTCGTGAAATCATACAATGATCAATCGTTCCTTCAATCATACATCCAGTGGCACATTGACTATCCTTTACAGTAGATGTTGATGCATAATAGGTGGGCGATTCATTTCTAACTTTTGTATAAATTCTTTGATAATCATATACCAAATTATCGAATTTATTTGTTACTAACATGTCCATGTTTGCTTGATAATAGGAAGAGATATCATGTATATTACTTAGATACCCTGTATATTCATAAGCATAACAATCTGTTGTATCTAGGTGATTACGTAAAAATTCTTGAATACTTACTGGTCCATTCATTGTTTGAGCTTCTTTTAATTGTTGAATTAACCATTGTGTACCAACAATAAATATATCCATGCACAAAGCAATTTTTTCTTGTTTTTCTTCTAATGCTGGAACTGCTGTAGACACATCACCATACGTACCAATTCGTAAAGATAAATCCATTTTATCTGTGTCTTTACGTAAAACTTCCTTATAAACAACAGTCATTGACTTTCCAGCTTTTAAATGACCCCTTAAAACACTTCTTAAGTTAACTGTACATAGAGGTTTGCTCCCCATAAATACCGTATAGGAAGATTCAGATTTTTCTAAATAATCAATAATCTCTGCAAAATAGGGTAAGCCATCTGCTTTTTGTTTTAAAAAATCTTGATAAAAATAAATGAAAAAACGATTTTGGAGAGAATCTAGATTCCACTCCTTGCCGCCACCAATATGATCAAAAACAGAACGAGTTTCTCCCTCATTAAAAACCATAAAAATATTATTAATATTGGCATTTACAATACTTGATAATGGAAAGTCAATCAATCGATATTTACAATCAAAAGGCAGTGTATCAAGTGGACGATGTTCTGTTAATGGCAGCAAATCATCAAATTTTAAGACATTTCCAAAAATGGCACACATTTTATTAATCCTCATGGGTCTTCACTCCTATCACTTCTGAATTCCCAACCACAGCAATTTTGTTTTTCTCTGAGATCACTGTATCATCACCGACAACGGCATGTTCACCAACAATAGCATTTTGAATTATAACGTTTTTACCAATTGTTGCTCCCGGCATAATGACACTATCTTTAATCACTGCTCTACTTCTTATCTTAACTCCTGTTGAAAGCACGCTTCCAGTAACCTTTCCTTCTACAAAACAACCGTCTGAAACAATTGAATTTCTAACCTCAGCTGTTTGCCCAACAAAATGTGGGGGAAAGATCATATTTTTAGAATAAATACGCCAATCTTGATCCTGCATTCTTAATTTATTATCTGGTTGAATAAATTCCATGTTTGCTTTCCAGAGTGATCCTACTGTTCCAACATCTTTCCAATAACCCTTAAATCGGTAAGCATATACTAATTCATTTTCTTCAATATATAAGGGAATGACATGGTGGCCAAAATCAACCATTTGTCCATCTTTATCATAGCTTTTCAATAAAATATTTCGTAATTTACCCCAATCAAATATATATATTCCCATTGATGCCAAGTTATTCTTTGCATGCTTAGGTTTCTCATCAAATTCAACGATTCGATCATTTTCATCTGTATTCATAATACCAAAACGTGAGGTTTCATCTAAGGGAACTTCAATAACAGCTACCGTTAAAGCTGCTTGATGTTTTATATGTTCATCCAACATTACTTCATAATTCATTTTATAAATATGATCACCAGACAAAATTAATACATATTGTGGATCCATTTGATCAATATACGAAATATTTTGATAAATCGCATGAGCAGTACCTTCAAACCATTTTTCTCCTGTTGTACTTGAATAAGGTTGCAAAATCGTTAA
The genomic region above belongs to Melissococcus plutonius ATCC 35311 and contains:
- the glgD gene encoding glucose-1-phosphate adenylyltransferase subunit GlgD, which translates into the protein MRINKMCAIFGNVLKFDDLLPLTEHRPLDTLPFDCKYRLIDFPLSSIVNANINNIFMVFNEGETRSVFDHIGGGKEWNLDSLQNRFFIYFYQDFLKQKADGLPYFAEIIDYLEKSESSYTVFMGSKPLCTVNLRSVLRGHLKAGKSMTVVYKEVLRKDTDKMDLSLRIGTYGDVSTAVPALEEKQEKIALCMDIFIVGTQWLIQQLKEAQTMNGPVSIQEFLRNHLDTTDCYAYEYTGYLSNIHDISSYYQANMDMLVTNKFDNLVYDYQRIYTKVRNESPTYYASTSTVKDSQCATGCMIEGTIDHCMISRRTRIRQDAYIAHSVVMSNATIYENAKVAYAILDKNVVVKPGITIKGTANKPVVIAKNSVVTEDVIGG
- a CDS encoding glucose-1-phosphate adenylyltransferase; the encoded protein is MKTEMLAMILAGGQGTRLGKLTKNIAKPAVPFGGRYRIIDFTLSNCVNSGINDVGVVTQYQPLALNNHIGNGASWGLDGINSGLTILQPYSSTTGEKWFEGTAHAIYQNISYIDQMDPQYVLILSGDHIYKMNYEVMLDEHIKHQAALTVAVIEVPLDETSRFGIMNTDENDRIVEFDEKPKHAKNNLASMGIYIFDWGKLRNILLKSYDKDGQMVDFGHHVIPLYIEENELVYAYRFKGYWKDVGTVGSLWKANMEFIQPDNKLRMQDQDWRIYSKNMIFPPHFVGQTAEVRNSIVSDGCFVEGKVTGSVLSTGVKIRSRAVIKDSVIMPGATIGKNVIIQNAIVGEHAVVGDDTVISEKNKIAVVGNSEVIGVKTHED